The Desulfatibacillum aliphaticivorans DSM 15576 genome segment TCAAATAAAACTTTCAGATAGGCAAAGGGCTCCAGGCCGTTGGCCTTGGCCGTCTCGATCAGGCTGAAGAACAACGCGCTGGCTTCCGCGCCCCGGGGCGATCCCGCAAAAAGCCAATTCTTCCGGCCCACCACAAAAGGCCGAATCGCGTTTTCCGCCGCATTGTTGTCCGGCTTCAAATATCCCTGTTCCAGATA includes the following:
- a CDS encoding transposase domain-containing protein; amino-acid sequence: YLEQGYLKPDNNAAENAIRPFVVGRKNWLFAGSPRGAEASALFFSLIETAKANGLEPFAYLKVLFERLPLATSRKDYQALLPSPDFNLSNN